One genomic region from Thermosipho affectus encodes:
- a CDS encoding SAVED domain-containing protein, which translates to MYINILKQNIEDFVLLVKKDLISLNEAVDSYLKCEDFPQKSFVLYEIIKKILETKKTSSIELLIKLLNDDLTVLNLYRNGYNEVRFPIVNDSGNGKIARAIVFKNEKTYVNLEGFTDKIKNIENIVQKNLGVIFDSHFTGNSFMLAITMGGLTSKIPKNVAFTGEVDSDGSILKNIRNLHFKESVCERENLKLISALDVNNVFELKDFFEAKEYHVPVLFVFQKRDEEFVDNSYEKLKEKVGEKFPLNFVDIFEKLYDFKKTYVSDEIKNNEWKKVLKDARKVLNSIISNNGIPHISIVGPVAMAMALGVTLGTHNKLVFYHHQNGEYHRVLDLTDNVRKVKSITEDYRFVKYTVEGEGEDCSYVIYLASHNPIQDVRKFLLNNNISSKIIFIEYKNGKGNIKPGDWTKIVSEIMSITQNVRSCTGCENVHFFISAPLPIAFGLGMAYGDFSKGGIYQLDKETGSYIKAFEIENIRRDWI; encoded by the coding sequence TTGTATATTAATATTTTAAAGCAAAATATTGAGGACTTTGTTCTTTTAGTAAAAAAAGATTTGATAAGTTTAAATGAAGCTGTTGATTCATATTTAAAATGCGAAGATTTTCCACAAAAAAGTTTTGTTTTGTATGAAATAATAAAAAAGATATTAGAGACAAAAAAGACATCGTCAATAGAGTTGTTGATTAAATTATTAAATGATGATTTGACAGTTTTGAACTTGTATAGAAATGGATATAATGAGGTTAGATTTCCGATTGTAAATGACTCTGGTAATGGAAAGATAGCAAGGGCTATAGTTTTTAAAAATGAGAAAACGTATGTAAATCTAGAAGGATTTACAGATAAGATAAAAAATATTGAAAATATAGTTCAGAAAAACTTGGGAGTAATATTTGACTCCCATTTTACAGGAAATTCCTTTATGTTAGCAATAACCATGGGAGGATTAACTAGTAAAATTCCAAAAAATGTAGCCTTTACTGGTGAAGTTGATAGTGATGGTAGTATATTGAAGAATATAAGAAATTTACATTTTAAAGAATCTGTTTGTGAAAGAGAAAATTTGAAGTTAATAAGTGCTTTGGATGTTAATAATGTATTTGAATTAAAAGACTTTTTCGAAGCAAAAGAATATCATGTGCCAGTGTTGTTCGTGTTTCAGAAACGTGATGAAGAGTTTGTAGATAATTCCTATGAGAAATTGAAAGAAAAAGTTGGAGAAAAATTTCCGTTGAATTTTGTTGATATATTTGAAAAATTATACGATTTTAAGAAAACATATGTTTCAGATGAAATAAAAAATAATGAGTGGAAAAAAGTTCTAAAAGATGCAAGAAAAGTGTTAAATAGTATAATTTCAAATAACGGAATACCACATATATCAATTGTAGGACCTGTTGCAATGGCGATGGCTTTGGGAGTAACATTAGGAACACATAATAAGTTAGTATTTTACCATCATCAAAATGGAGAATATCATAGAGTTTTAGACTTAACTGACAATGTTAGAAAAGTTAAATCGATTACTGAAGATTATAGATTTGTTAAGTATACAGTTGAAGGTGAAGGTGAAGATTGTTCATATGTCATTTATCTTGCTTCACATAATCCTATACAGGATGTTCGAAAATTTTTGTTGAATAATAATATTTCATCTAAAATAATTTTTATTGAATACAAAAATGGTAAAGGAAATATTAAACCTGGAGATTGGACTAAAATAGTTTCTGAAATTATGTCTATTACACAAAATGTAAGGTCTTGTACTGGCTGTGAAAATGTTCATTTTTTCATTAGTGCACCACTTCCGATTGCTTTTGGTTTGGGAATGGCTTATGGTGATTTTTCAAAAGGAGGTATTTATCAATTAGATAAAGAAACAGGAAGTTATATTAAAGCATTTGAAATTGAAAATATAAGGAGGGATTGGATTTGA